Proteins encoded together in one Drosophila albomicans strain 15112-1751.03 chromosome 2R, ASM965048v2, whole genome shotgun sequence window:
- the LOC117575386 gene encoding protein YIF1B-A isoform X1 — protein MNYNPNAGMRNRKWENSQGGGRARPIKRVSDVNAMGPSAPMPTGSAFMQPTAAPTMFDPNLYGGPAPQTNSYGGYNAVPTMAPQAAAAPTQPQNFGYTAAPQAQVPGAQPSASYGVPQQPTPYGVAPPNAAGAAAPGQYPQFAMLQQPIVQDMAMQYGQRLADQGKQLVENQFEKWVPVAKLKYYFAVDNAYVGRKLRLLFFPFIHRDWSLKYDQEHPVQPRYDINAPDLYIPTMGYITYVIVAGLLLGMQNRFSPEQLGIQASSALAYSIFELVVYSISLYVMNVKTSLKTLDLIAFTGYKYVNIVVCLLLSTLFFRSGYYIALAYTSIAFGFFLLRTLRTKLLQDNSPAAPSGGINYDPYGNPQQFDYSGGRKRKLYFLFIVVAGQVLFTFLLSKHLYLPIAADALAALKAL, from the exons ATGAACTACAATCCAAACGCGGGTATGAGGAATCGTAAGTGGGAAAATT caCAAGGCGGCGGCCGAGCGCGTCCCATTAAGCGTGTCAGCGATGTCAATGCCATGGGGCCATCTGCACCGATGCCCACCGGTTCCGCTTTCATGCAACCCACAGCTGCACCCACAATGTTCGATCCCAATTTGTACGGCGGACCGGCGCCTCAAACCAACAGCTATGGTGGCTATAATGCTGTTCCTACGATGGCAccacaagcagcagctgccccaACACAGCCACAAAACTTTGGCTACACAGCAGCGCCGCAGGCACAAGTTCCAGGAGCGCAACCATCAGCTTCGTACGGTGTTCCTCAGCAGCCAACACCTTATGGAGTAGCACCACCAAACgctgctggagcagcagctCCTGGTCAATATCCACAGTTTGCCATGTTGCAGCAGCCAATTGTGCAGGACATGGCCATGCAATATGGTCAACGGCTGGCGGATCAAGGCAAGCAACTGGTGGAGAATCAGTTCGAGAAATGGGTTCCAGTGGCAAAGCTAAAGTACTATTTTGCTGTGGACAATGCTTATGTGGGTCGGAAGCTGCGATTGCTCTTCTTTCCCTTTATACACAGG GACTGGTCTTTGAAGTATGATCAGGAGCATCCAGTGCAGCCACGCTATGATATTAATGCACCCGATCTCTATATACCGACGATGGGCTATATTACTTATGTCATTGTTGCCGGTCTGCTGTTGGGCATGCAGAATCGCTTCTCACCCGAACAGTTGGGCATCCAGGCCTCCAGTGCTTTGGCCTACAGCATTTTTGAACTTGTCGTCTACTCGATATCGTTGTATGTGATGAATGTGAAGACGAGTCTTAAGACATTGGATTTGATTGCATTTACGGGCTATAAATACGTCAATATCGTTGTCTGTCTGCTGCTGAGCACGCTCTTCTTCAGATCTGGTTATTATATAGCATTAGCGTATACCAGCATCGCCTTTGGCTTCTTTCTG CTGCGCACGCTACGCACAAAGCTGTTGCAGGACAATTCGCCAGCAGCTCCCAGCGGTGGCATCAACTACGATCCTTATGGGAATCCGCAGCAATTCGATTATAGCGGCGGACGGAAGCGAAAGCTGTATTTCCTATTCATTGTGGTTGCCGGCCAAGTACTGTTTACCTTCCTGCTCTCCAAGCACTTGTATCTGCCCATTGCGGCGGATGCATTGGCGGCGCTGAAGGCGCTctaa
- the LOC117575386 gene encoding protein YIF1B-A isoform X2: MNYNPNAGMRNPQGGGRARPIKRVSDVNAMGPSAPMPTGSAFMQPTAAPTMFDPNLYGGPAPQTNSYGGYNAVPTMAPQAAAAPTQPQNFGYTAAPQAQVPGAQPSASYGVPQQPTPYGVAPPNAAGAAAPGQYPQFAMLQQPIVQDMAMQYGQRLADQGKQLVENQFEKWVPVAKLKYYFAVDNAYVGRKLRLLFFPFIHRDWSLKYDQEHPVQPRYDINAPDLYIPTMGYITYVIVAGLLLGMQNRFSPEQLGIQASSALAYSIFELVVYSISLYVMNVKTSLKTLDLIAFTGYKYVNIVVCLLLSTLFFRSGYYIALAYTSIAFGFFLLRTLRTKLLQDNSPAAPSGGINYDPYGNPQQFDYSGGRKRKLYFLFIVVAGQVLFTFLLSKHLYLPIAADALAALKAL, encoded by the exons ATGAACTACAATCCAAACGCGGGTATGAGGAATC caCAAGGCGGCGGCCGAGCGCGTCCCATTAAGCGTGTCAGCGATGTCAATGCCATGGGGCCATCTGCACCGATGCCCACCGGTTCCGCTTTCATGCAACCCACAGCTGCACCCACAATGTTCGATCCCAATTTGTACGGCGGACCGGCGCCTCAAACCAACAGCTATGGTGGCTATAATGCTGTTCCTACGATGGCAccacaagcagcagctgccccaACACAGCCACAAAACTTTGGCTACACAGCAGCGCCGCAGGCACAAGTTCCAGGAGCGCAACCATCAGCTTCGTACGGTGTTCCTCAGCAGCCAACACCTTATGGAGTAGCACCACCAAACgctgctggagcagcagctCCTGGTCAATATCCACAGTTTGCCATGTTGCAGCAGCCAATTGTGCAGGACATGGCCATGCAATATGGTCAACGGCTGGCGGATCAAGGCAAGCAACTGGTGGAGAATCAGTTCGAGAAATGGGTTCCAGTGGCAAAGCTAAAGTACTATTTTGCTGTGGACAATGCTTATGTGGGTCGGAAGCTGCGATTGCTCTTCTTTCCCTTTATACACAGG GACTGGTCTTTGAAGTATGATCAGGAGCATCCAGTGCAGCCACGCTATGATATTAATGCACCCGATCTCTATATACCGACGATGGGCTATATTACTTATGTCATTGTTGCCGGTCTGCTGTTGGGCATGCAGAATCGCTTCTCACCCGAACAGTTGGGCATCCAGGCCTCCAGTGCTTTGGCCTACAGCATTTTTGAACTTGTCGTCTACTCGATATCGTTGTATGTGATGAATGTGAAGACGAGTCTTAAGACATTGGATTTGATTGCATTTACGGGCTATAAATACGTCAATATCGTTGTCTGTCTGCTGCTGAGCACGCTCTTCTTCAGATCTGGTTATTATATAGCATTAGCGTATACCAGCATCGCCTTTGGCTTCTTTCTG CTGCGCACGCTACGCACAAAGCTGTTGCAGGACAATTCGCCAGCAGCTCCCAGCGGTGGCATCAACTACGATCCTTATGGGAATCCGCAGCAATTCGATTATAGCGGCGGACGGAAGCGAAAGCTGTATTTCCTATTCATTGTGGTTGCCGGCCAAGTACTGTTTACCTTCCTGCTCTCCAAGCACTTGTATCTGCCCATTGCGGCGGATGCATTGGCGGCGCTGAAGGCGCTctaa
- the LOC117575386 gene encoding protein YIF1B-A isoform X3, producing MNYNPNAAQGGGRARPIKRVSDVNAMGPSAPMPTGSAFMQPTAAPTMFDPNLYGGPAPQTNSYGGYNAVPTMAPQAAAAPTQPQNFGYTAAPQAQVPGAQPSASYGVPQQPTPYGVAPPNAAGAAAPGQYPQFAMLQQPIVQDMAMQYGQRLADQGKQLVENQFEKWVPVAKLKYYFAVDNAYVGRKLRLLFFPFIHRDWSLKYDQEHPVQPRYDINAPDLYIPTMGYITYVIVAGLLLGMQNRFSPEQLGIQASSALAYSIFELVVYSISLYVMNVKTSLKTLDLIAFTGYKYVNIVVCLLLSTLFFRSGYYIALAYTSIAFGFFLLRTLRTKLLQDNSPAAPSGGINYDPYGNPQQFDYSGGRKRKLYFLFIVVAGQVLFTFLLSKHLYLPIAADALAALKAL from the exons ATGAACTACAATCCAAACGCGG caCAAGGCGGCGGCCGAGCGCGTCCCATTAAGCGTGTCAGCGATGTCAATGCCATGGGGCCATCTGCACCGATGCCCACCGGTTCCGCTTTCATGCAACCCACAGCTGCACCCACAATGTTCGATCCCAATTTGTACGGCGGACCGGCGCCTCAAACCAACAGCTATGGTGGCTATAATGCTGTTCCTACGATGGCAccacaagcagcagctgccccaACACAGCCACAAAACTTTGGCTACACAGCAGCGCCGCAGGCACAAGTTCCAGGAGCGCAACCATCAGCTTCGTACGGTGTTCCTCAGCAGCCAACACCTTATGGAGTAGCACCACCAAACgctgctggagcagcagctCCTGGTCAATATCCACAGTTTGCCATGTTGCAGCAGCCAATTGTGCAGGACATGGCCATGCAATATGGTCAACGGCTGGCGGATCAAGGCAAGCAACTGGTGGAGAATCAGTTCGAGAAATGGGTTCCAGTGGCAAAGCTAAAGTACTATTTTGCTGTGGACAATGCTTATGTGGGTCGGAAGCTGCGATTGCTCTTCTTTCCCTTTATACACAGG GACTGGTCTTTGAAGTATGATCAGGAGCATCCAGTGCAGCCACGCTATGATATTAATGCACCCGATCTCTATATACCGACGATGGGCTATATTACTTATGTCATTGTTGCCGGTCTGCTGTTGGGCATGCAGAATCGCTTCTCACCCGAACAGTTGGGCATCCAGGCCTCCAGTGCTTTGGCCTACAGCATTTTTGAACTTGTCGTCTACTCGATATCGTTGTATGTGATGAATGTGAAGACGAGTCTTAAGACATTGGATTTGATTGCATTTACGGGCTATAAATACGTCAATATCGTTGTCTGTCTGCTGCTGAGCACGCTCTTCTTCAGATCTGGTTATTATATAGCATTAGCGTATACCAGCATCGCCTTTGGCTTCTTTCTG CTGCGCACGCTACGCACAAAGCTGTTGCAGGACAATTCGCCAGCAGCTCCCAGCGGTGGCATCAACTACGATCCTTATGGGAATCCGCAGCAATTCGATTATAGCGGCGGACGGAAGCGAAAGCTGTATTTCCTATTCATTGTGGTTGCCGGCCAAGTACTGTTTACCTTCCTGCTCTCCAAGCACTTGTATCTGCCCATTGCGGCGGATGCATTGGCGGCGCTGAAGGCGCTctaa
- the LOC117574676 gene encoding WD repeat-containing protein 20: MANQLDANVKDDLKTQFVTREGTYRLLTLSEYSRPNRVGYSSNQSSPQVRVSFVTLPNPSSGSNSKTNSEHAATPAATTTANTTTGTTTTSDKRLQSNGAATTTAATSSTTTTTPATPTSTTTTAAITLNGGGGGGDSYNGTSTVDARLGGGISMHSMTNGGVLDQNGMLTNQIYGGDRICFNFGRDLYVYAFRGIKKGTEMSKPIDKKFYKGTNPSCHDFNANAATPTGAPLLVGFTTGQIQLVSPQQGPRELRKLFNEERLIDKTKVTCLKWLPNSPHLFLASHASGHLYLYNEELPCAATAPSYQPFKVGDGYTILTCKSKSTRNPLYKWVFSTDNCCINELCFSPCGSNLALVSQDGFLRVFHYDTMELLGIARSYFGGFLCVCWSPDGKYIVVGGEDDLVTVWSLHERRVVARGQGHRSWVSVVAFDPYTTSYTNWDGGDFSDDENQLNEYTASREERFSGDSTANGGFEGFDKNSTPLHATRARPHSASFRSDASSAALAPDKLAISYRLGSVSQDTQICLWDITEDVLRHPLAAMRQRVNSTQLNDSSFLNGGVVDADGIKVIRPVAMGQANNFADSGSCSPIREAAGGVAAGTTAEHSNSSSSKFSTANCTISSQSSNANTPPDECCETQATDGAVNTANTAAAATTTTAKTNSKAASSNSLKFPNCMVATKSDSIDSNSGQQQQQQRAMSNSYNSTSGYNSKNSNSSNKSNSNSHSGSGGSFSAFNSLTQRLSNFSFLSNSEKRSSGSIGYDGTTATNHRQHRKAMSMLKSYNQHNHNNSSSNHNNNRSSNTTNNFAHSTTVESSTSGTGTGMGSSATANSFGSLKLSKSSHNSSLATAGQSSTSVGSYDPMKLIGTPACPRFEECPLLEPLVCKKIAHERLTALIFREDCFLTACQDGFIYTWARPGHTTHVAQHLSPSQTAPPGGTVI, encoded by the exons ATGGCCAATCAACTGGATGCCAATGTCAAGGACGATCTGAAAACGCAATTTGTAACGCGCGAGGGAACTTATCGCCTGTTAACGCTATCGGAGTACTCGCGTCCCAATCGTGTCGGCTACAGCAGCAATCAAAGCTCACCTCAGGTGCGCGTCTCGTTTGTAACGCTGCCCAATcccagcagcggcagcaacagcaaaacaaacagcgaACATGCCgcaacgccagcagcaacaacaacagcaaacacaacaaccggaacaacaacaacgagtgaTAAGCGATTGCAGTCAAATGgcgcagcgacaacaacagcagcaacatcatcaacaacaactacaacacctGCTAcaccaacatcaacaacaacaacagcagcaatcacattaaatggaggcggtggcggcggaGATAGCTACAATGGCACCAGCACTGTGGACGCTCGCTTAGGCGGCGGCATCTCGATGCACTCGATGACCAACGGCGGCGTCCTCGATCAGAATGGCATGCTGACCAATCAGATCTATGGCGGCGATCGCATCTGCTTCAATTTCGGACGCGATCTTTACGTCTATGCGTTCCGTGGCATCAAAAAG GGCACCGAGATGAGCAAGCCAATCGATAAGAAGTTCTACAAGGGCACAAATCCCAGCTGCCATGATTTCAATGCGAATGCCGCCACGCCCACCGGAGCACCGCTGCTGGTTGGCTTCACAACGGGACAAATTCAACTGGTCTCACCGCAGCAAGGGCCACGTGAGCTGCGCAAGCTGTTCAACGAGGAG CGCCTGATCGACAAGACCAAAGTGACCTGCCTGAAATGGCTGCCGAATTCACCGCATTTGTTTCTCGCCTCGCACGCCTCCGGTCATCTCTATCTGTACAACGAGGAGTTGCCCTGTGCGGCCACAGCGCCCAGCTATCAACCGTTCAAGGTGGGCGATGGCTATACGATACTCACCTGCAAGTCCAAGTCGACACGTAATCCGCTCTACAAGTGGGTCTTTAGCACCGACAATTGTTGCATCAATGAGCTGTGCTTCTCGCCCTGCGGCTCCAATCTGGCGCTGGTCTCACAGGATGGCTTTCTCCGTGTCTTTCACTACGATACCATGGAGCTGCTGGGCATTGCTCGTTCCTATTTCGGTGGCTTCCTCTGCGTCTGCTGGTCGCCCGATGGCAAATACATTGTCGTTGGCGGCGAGGATGATCTGGTCACCGTGTGGTCACTGCACGAACGTCGTGTTGTCGCCCGGGGTCAAGGACATCGTTCGTGGGTCTCAGTGGTCGCTTTCGATCCGTACACAACGTCCTATACGAATTGGGATGGCGGTGATTTCAGCGATGATGAGAATCAACTCAACGAGTACACGGCATCGCGTGAGGAACGTTTCTCCGGCGACTCCACGGCCAATGGCGGTTTCGAGGGTTTCGACAAGAACTCGACGCCGTTGCATGCAACGCGAGCGCGTCCGCATTCGGCCTCATTTCGATCGGATGCCTCGTCGGCGGCGCTGGCGCCGGATAAGCTGGCCATCAGCTATCGCCTCGGTTCGGTGAGTCAGGATACGCAAATCTGCCTGTGGGACATCACGGAGGATGTGCTGCGACATCCGTTGGCGGCGATGCGACAGCGTGTGAACAGCACACAGCTGAACGATAGCAGTTTTCTCAATGGCGGCGTTGTCGATGCCGATGGCATCAAAGTGATACGACCCGTGGCCATGGGTCAGGCCAACAATTTCGCCGACTCGGGCAGCTGTAGTCCGATACGCGAGGCGGCGGGAGGCGTGGCGGCTGGCACAACCGCCGAGCACAGCAATAGCAGCTCGAGCAAATTCTCAACGGCCAACTGCACGATATCCTCGCAATCATCCAATGCCAATACACCGCCCGATGAATGCTGTGAAACGCAGGCGACGGACGGTGCAGTGAATACAGcgaacacagcagcagctgcgacgacaacaacagccaaaacGAATAGCAAAGCGGCGAGCAGCAATTCGTTAAAGTTTCCCAATTGCATGGTGGCCACCAAATCGGATAGCATCGATAGCAACAgcggacaacagcagcaacagcagcgtgcGATGAGCAACTCGTATAACTCAACGTCCGGCTATAATAGCAAGAATTCCAATAGTTCCAACaaatcgaattcgaattcaCATTCgggcagcggcggcagcttTAGCGCCTTCAATAGTCTCACACAACGGCTGTCGAACTTTAGTTTTCTGAGCAATTCGGAGAAGCGTTCGTCTGGTAGCATTGGCTACGATGGAACGACGGCGACAAATCATCGACAGCATCGCAAAGCCATGAGCATGCTAAAGAGCTATAATCAACAtaatcacaacaacagcagcagcaatcacaataacaatcgcagcagcaacaccaccAATAACTTTGCACACTCCACCACCGTGGAGTCATCGACATCGGGCACAGGGACCGGGATGGGAAGCAGTGCGACAGCGAATAGTTTTGGCTCCTTGAAGCTGAGCAAATCGTCGCACAATTCATCGCTGGCCACGGCGGGACAATCGTCGACCAGTGTCGGAAGCTATGATCCCATGAAGCTCATAGGGACACCAGCGTGTCCGCGTTTCGAGGAATGTCCGCTGCTGGAGCCGCTGGTGTGCAAGAAGATTGCTCATGAGCGTCTAACGGCGTTGATATTTCGTGAGGATTGCTTTTTGACGGCATGCCAGGATGGCTTTATCTACACATGGGCGCGACCTGGCCACACAACG cacGTTGCTCAGCACTTGTCGCCCAGTCAAACAGCGCCTCCGGGCGGCACGGTAATATAG
- the LOC117574654 gene encoding uncharacterized protein LOC117574654, whose product MQLSAFILIFCGCFCLLRAQCIDNYEPGCKLSVEIGRAQRHCIDPTKYWMCHQLNAKAQLNKCMPNTGFDQIKEACIPWIDWVWKPCIEPPSRPAGWTSC is encoded by the exons ATGCAACTCTCTG CCTTTATTCTGATTTTTTGCGGCTGTTTCTGCCTGCTGCGAGCTCAATGCATTGATAACTACGAACCGGGCTGCAAGTTGTCAGTGGAGATTGGACGGGCTCAAAGGCATTGTATTGATCCTACCAAGTACTGGATGTGCCATCAATTGAATGCCAAGGCACAGCTCAACAAGTGTATGCCCAACACTGGTTTCGATCAGATCAAGGAGGCTTGTATTCCCTGGATTGATTGGGTGTGGAAGCCATGCATTGAGCCACCAAGTCGACCAGCGGGCTGGACAAGTTGTTAA
- the LOC117574652 gene encoding uncharacterized protein LOC117574652 gives MKFVLVICLLLCLGFSCTVNCLDCPEKCPDTQELVWALGGRCYLYLNKCEYDKENCNRETPLKIVTREECQPYCASFCPESYKPVEGDLRYFGHACEKIAHVCRTGELLKL, from the exons atgaaaTTCGTTTTGGtcatttgtttgctgctctGTCTGGGATTTAGTTGCACTGTCAATTGCTTGGACTGTCCAGAGAAATGTCCAGATACTCAGGAACTTGTTTGGGCTCTTGGAGGACGCTGCTATCTGTATCTTAACAAGTGTGAATACGATAAGGAGAACTGCAATCGGGAGACAc CTCTGAAGATTGTCACCAGGGAAGAGTGTCAACCTTATTGCGCTTCTTTCTGTCCCGAAAGCTATAAACCCGTCGAGGGAGATCTTCGCTACTTTGGACATGCTTGTGAAAAGATTGCTCATGTTTGCAGAACTGGCGAAt TATTGAAGctataa
- the LOC117574650 gene encoding uncharacterized protein LOC117574650, which translates to MKIVIFVCLLPLSLGARWHISNCPSECPDTEDIVWAMGQYCNVFRNKCFFDGVNCFRWSIFMRPMRIVDKVECQKHCDSDCSKKGPPVVEYYKTEVKHFRNICESILHTCRTGQIFE; encoded by the exons ATGAAAATTGTgatatttgtgtgtttacttCCTCTGAGTTTGGGAGCAAGGTGGCATATAAGTAATTGTCCTTCGGAGTGTCCCGATACTGAGGATATAGTCTGGGCCATGGGTCAATACTGCAATGTGTTTCGCAACAAATGCTTCTTTGATGGCGTCAATTGCTTTCGATGGTCAA tATTTATGCGACCCATGAGAATAGTCGACAAAGTAGAGTGTCAAAAGCATTGCGACTCAGATTGCTCGAAAAAAGGTCCTCCAGTAGTTGAATACTACAAAACCGAAGTGAAACATTTCAGAAATATATGCGAAAGTATTTTGCACACCTGTCGAACTGGACAAA TATTCGAGTAA
- the LOC127566094 gene encoding uncharacterized protein LOC127566094, producing the protein MKVVILVCLLPLILGASLDISNCPMFCPNTNETVWVLIPYCYAFRNKCQFDVIQCLLGPIFSQNVRVVSHEECKEHCNTTCLELMDTDADESLKQKCKDFLHTCRSGEGYFHW; encoded by the exons ATGAAAGTCGTAATTTTGGTGTGTTTACTTCCTCTGATCTTGGGAGCTAGCCTGGATATATCTAATTGTCCTATGTTTTGTCCCAACACCAACGAAACTGTTTGGGTCTTGATTCCATATTGCTATGCCTTTCGCAACAAATGTCAGTTTGACGTCATTCAATGTCTTCTTGGGCCAA tATTCTCCCAAAATGTGAGAGTTGTTTCCCACGAAGAGTGTAAAGAACATTGCAACACTACTTGTTTGGAACTTATGGATACCGATGCTGATGAAAGTTTGaagcaaaaatgcaaagaCTTTCTGCACACATGTCGAAGTGGAGAGG gTTATTTTCACTGGTAA
- the LOC127566095 gene encoding uncharacterized protein LOC127566095 yields MNVPLCTAGCSEAPEEPVWALDIYCKVFRNKCYFHAANCFRSMVFVKPMKIIPKEECQKYCKADCEDELEFPFVVYYKNEVKHFNSLCESELHTCRTGEIFSYSWEDTLKI; encoded by the exons ATGAATGTTCCTCTCTGCACCGCCGGATGTAGTGAGGCTCCCGAGGAACCAGTTTGGGCTCTTGACATTTACTGTAAAGTCTTTCGCAACAAATGCTACTTTCATGCCGCCAATTGCTTTCGATCTATGG tatttgtgaAACCCATGAAAATCATACCCAAAGAAGAGTGTCAAAAGTATTGCAAAGCAGATTGTGAGGATGAATTAGAATTTCCATTTGTTGTATACTACAAAAACGAAGTCAAGCATTTTAATAGTCTATGCGAAAGTGAACTACACACCTGCCGAACAGGCGAAA TATTCTCATATAGTTGGGAAGACACCTTAAAAATCTAG